In Balaenoptera musculus isolate JJ_BM4_2016_0621 chromosome 19, mBalMus1.pri.v3, whole genome shotgun sequence, one genomic interval encodes:
- the LOC118885515 gene encoding SNRPN upstream reading frame protein-like, which translates to MERASDHLHLRWTAEQHVPEVEVQVKHRIASLSNQECHLYPRRSQQQQQVPVVDFHAELRQAFLAEIPRGG; encoded by the coding sequence ATGGAGCGGGCCAGTGACCATTTACACCTGAGGTGGACTGCGGAACAGCACGTACCAGAGGTAGAAGTCCAAGTCAAACATAGGATAGCCTCACTGAGCAACCAGGAGTGTCACCTGTACCCGAGGCGatctcagcagcagcagcaagtcCCTGTGGTGGATTTCCATGCGGAACTGAGACAGGCATTCTTAGCTGAGATACCAAGAGGTGGTTAA